In Camelina sativa cultivar DH55 chromosome 17, Cs, whole genome shotgun sequence, the genomic stretch ATTTGGTATGGTTCGGTTATTGATATCAGACAGTTAATTAATTTCCGGTCTTTCTTCTAATTaaccaacaaacaaagacaTTGAACTTTTCGGGTTGGTTACTTTAAGGAAATGTTTCTCTGTTTAATTACCGTATTTGCGACTCCATGCCACTACAGTAAACTAGATATTATTACACTTCGTTGCCACTGCTGGATTCTCCAATTAAACAAAGGTGTTCGGAGAAACCAAATCAACCTGAAATTCCGATGAACCGGAAAAAAACTCGACGACACCGTCTTCCCTCGAGATCGACGGCTAATAAACAAGGAGACAACGACAATTCCACACAGtcagaaggtaaaaaaaaaaaatgtcccgACATCGATTCATCTAAATAGTAACATCTGATCATTTCCAGTTCCGATTCGTGCAGCAATGAACCAAATCGAAGATCCTCCAAACCCTAATCTACCGGAACGTCTCTTACCCGTCGATAGCTACTCAGACGGAGCACGTCTTAACATATACTCGAGACCAGAGTACCTCGGTACAATCGCTACACTTCTCAAAGGATCTAAAGAATGGGAACAAATCAAGAATTCACAATTCGGTAAACTCTTCCAACTCCCTGTAGCTCGATGCTCACATTCAGGTAAACTGTTACACGGTTTGCTCTCCCGACAGCTCGTAACAGAAAAGAAACACGAGATATGGTTCGTGTTCGGTGGTCACCCAATGCGTTTCTCTATAAGAGAGTTTCACATTGTGACTGGTCTTCGTTGCAGTGAGTTACCAACACAAGATGAGGTAGACAAGCATAAGGATCGGTACTTGTCTGTGTGGCATAGGCTGTTTGGAAATAAAACCATGGTTACGGTCGCAGATGTGTTGGATATGTTGTTACAAAACGATAAAACGACAGATAAGAAGAAGCAGTTTTCGTCTTGGAAAAAGCTTTGTCTTGCTCTCATTGCGATTGTGGATGGTGTTGTTGTATGCCATGACCAAAGCTTTGTTAGTTCTGAGTTTGTGGAGATGTTGAATGATGTTGACTACTTTTTGGATTACCCCTGGGGGAGGTTAGCTTTTACCGCGACCATTCGTCGTTTCGGGCCGCCTAAGGATGCGACTAATCCGATTGGGAAGCTTAAGAAGCGTCTGAAACAGAAGACGAGTGCATGTTACGGTTTTCCTCTAGCGTTACAGTTACAAGCTCTTGAATCCATTCCGGTTATATTGGAGAGGATTAAAGATCCGTTGGATCTTCGTAACTTCACTGAGAGGTCAGCTGAAGGGTTGTCATTCGCAGTTTTGCTTCATGAGACTAAATTACACAACGCTGAGGTTGATGACAAGGTTAGCTAACCCTTCATTCTAAAATAGATAACTATTATTTATcatgttgtaagttgtaacacaTTGTAGCTTCCCTTAATGTAATGTAGCTTCTGGTTGCACATACATTGGATCCTAAGGGAATAATTAACGAaacagagttggtttgggaaaCAGAGGTTTCTGATCCTAAGGTGGATTTCATGTTGAAACTGATCAACGAGGGACATGTTTTCAAACCGTTTGAATGGCCAGTCTTGAAAGCAGCAAATCAAGAGGTTAATATTCAAGAAAAGCGTATTCTAGATAAGGCGAAGCCTAAACATTTTACTAGGTGTTCTATGAAGGAGAAGGAAGTTTTCAAGCCTCCTACTAACATCCACAAACATACTTCTCAGAAAAAACCAACGGCCAAAGTTCATGTTGGTGGAGAAAGTAACGACCCCGGGTACGTCACGCTTGCTCACTTGGATGACATGAAGGAGTGGATACTGAAACAGAATGAAGACCTTAGAAACAAGATTAGGGAGGACGTTACAGAACTTGTTGGTTCCAAATCACATTCTCAAGATGACACACCTGAAGGAGGAGCATCTAATCTTCGCCGATCAAACGGGCTTAACACCAACTGTTTGGAAATGATGGCTAACACTGATGCAACCCCTACAGAAACTCGAAAACGCAAACGGGTAGAGGTTCACTCTATATCAACTAGAAGTGAGTCAGCTTGTGACATTGAAGGTGGAAAGGATGTTCAGTGTCTAGGGACACAGGCTAGGGAAGGTGGAGAGGGTGTTCAGAGTCTATGGAATGAAGACGGAAATGCGCAAAGCTCTGGTACATTTGATCAGTATGATGATTATGGAGATGCTCTAAAGATCACTCAGGAAGATGATTTGATGCAGGAAATTAACGACTCTGTAAGTGTGTGTTTTTTACATTCTTACATCCCATTCCCatttttttaactgatttttttacgACTCACTTCCTCACTTATGATTGTTATCATACTCAAATTCTTGTAGGGTCACTGTCCAAATTGTGTGAAGACGAAAGAATCAATGATGAGAGAGATAGAAAATCTTAAACTGAGTCTTCAATTGTACCAAGGACATAGCCTGAATCATTTAAACTACGACGAGCTCCTTCGTTTCGAGATCCAACTTGAATCTTCTCTGCATAATGCTCGTAAGGTATATAGTATACACACTCTATATACATACATTTCATTATTCAGACGACTCATATACAACATGTATTTTGATGAACAACAGTTTTATAAACATACACATATCCCAACTTTTACAGTTTCAATggttcatgtttcttgtttattaattatgtagTTTGAGTTCATGCGGCAGCAGCAACAAACAGACAAGTATAAGGGAAAGGGAAAGGTGAGTTCTCTTGCCAATGGTTTATAATCTGATGATagctaaaatataaataaagtttttaagcTTTAGAATGTATGACCATTTTTAACTATTGGTATAACTGTTCATTAGGAAATACTCATGGATGAAGGAAGCACACAGTTATCCAATCCGGTACGTGCCTTGGAGTGTCAAAggcaagaagatgatgacatcaTGCACCGGCAAGTGAAGAAGGAGTTCCCTTCTTGCGGTGAGGAAGCCACCGGCGTTCGTCACCTCCCCCAGCTGCCACAAGACTGGGCTCAAACTAAGGCCGGGCATTGGGCGTGTTCGTTTCGTTGATGCAGGCGGCTGCGGCAGCGACTGCGGCAAACGCAATCTTTTTGATCGCCGCAACTAATCGACATCCAAAATTAGAATCAGCGTTCCCCGTAGCGTCTTGCCGCAAGCACCTGcggcaaccaaacgaacaacaatACATGCGGTGACGAAACGAACAGGCTCATTGTCTCGTTAATAATCAGATAATAACAGACAGCTAGTTAATATATCCGGTTATTGTCTTTGCTGACTTCTAATGGACATTGACCATGCTTTGaggttcaacaacaaaaaaaactcttatccTCATGAAGTTGTAGCATCACAACTTGGTAATTAGTAGTAGctgtttctttttgatttttcttctccatttgcTTAACAATATTTGTGTcaattaaatttagaaacaGAAGCTCATTTGCCTCGATTagttttgtgaaatatatattataaaatgaataattttattattagttttgtgAAACTTCTCCATTTGCTCATCTAAGTCAAGATTGCTGAATTGTTTTAACCTCTTTTATAATTAATTGTTTAGCTGTCGACTCGATTTGACCTCCTAAACACCGTATActaaaactttatatatattagataacgTTGAGAGACGATATAATCATGTGCCAATCACGtcaactattttgttttttactgaTTCTATTCTCACATTAATCCCACTCAAGGATCACAAGCTTCATGTTTCTGATTATGTCTGAAAGTTGCTCAAGTCCGCGAGTTCAGCTTAGGCCATTTTTGGCTCGTCTCGGGTTCATACTAGAAAGGTGATATGAAGACTATCGAGGCCGGATGGCAGGTTAGATTTTAGTGAGATTTCTAGCTAGTAAgtatttattatacaaattttatttttaacttatatATGTGAATGACTAAAACTATAATTGTTGTTTCGTTACTTTCTATTTAGGTTTCTTTCAAGCTATACTCAGAGTCTCAGGCTATACTTAGAGCCTCAGACTACCAGCCCAGATTATTCATATTCTGGACGGTATGTGTATGTGATaagtttctttttctgttttgcatAGAGATGCATACACTAGTGAGAGATGCTACAATCTTCGATGTCCTGGTTTTATACAAAACAATGGCAGCACCTCGTTGAAGGCGCCATTTCTCCTCAAACCGAAGTCATTACCATCCCGATTTGGAAcggttaattttattttgttttatgtataatatataaataaatcttgGACACTAGTGTGATGCCCGAACAACAGTCAACAGCTCATATTTATGTCCGCTGGTTATTGGTCAACTGAGATGTTCATAAATAAGAAAGTTGAAACTCACAAATATTCGACtagttttgtgaaaaaaaattaaacttaggTTTGGatcttattatatttgtttggtttagaGAAAGGTGGACCTAGCAATGAAACTAAACGGCATTGTTTGACAATTTAACCCCAACAAAacgtatatatacaaaaagaatgcaaaaatatagcaaaacataaggaaaaataaagcaaaacataattttttttaagtgataaataatagaaatgatatataga encodes the following:
- the LOC104757509 gene encoding uncharacterized protein LOC104757509 isoform X1 gives rise to the protein MNRKKTRRHRLPSRSTANKQGDNDNSTQSEVPIRAAMNQIEDPPNPNLPERLLPVDSYSDGARLNIYSRPEYLGTIATLLKGSKEWEQIKNSQFGKLFQLPVARCSHSGKLLHGLLSRQLVTEKKHEIWFVFGGHPMRFSIREFHIVTGLRCSELPTQDEVDKHKDRYLSVWHRLFGNKTMVTVADVLDMLLQNDKTTDKKKQFSSWKKLCLALIAIVDGVVVCHDQSFVSSEFVEMLNDVDYFLDYPWGRLAFTATIRRFGPPKDATNPIGKLKKRLKQKTSACYGFPLALQLQALESIPVILERIKDPLDLRNFTERSAEGLSFAVLLHETKLHNAEVDDKLLVAHTLDPKGIINETELVWETEVSDPKVDFMLKLINEGHVFKPFEWPVLKAANQEVNIQEKRILDKAKPKHFTRCSMKEKEVFKPPTNIHKHTSQKKPTAKVHVGGESNDPGYVTLAHLDDMKEWILKQNEDLRNKIREDVTELVGSKSHSQDDTPEGGASNLRRSNGLNTNCLEMMANTDATPTETRKRKRVEVHSISTRSESACDIEGGKDVQCLGTQAREGGEGVQSLWNEDGNAQSSGTFDQYDDYGDALKITQEDDLMQEINDSGHCPNCVKTKESMMREIENLKLSLQLYQGHSLNHLNYDELLRFEIQLESSLHNARKFEFMRQQQQTDKYKGKGKEILMDEGSTQLSNPVRALECQRQEDDDIMHRQVKKEFPSCGEEATGVRHLPQLPQDWAQTKAGHWACSFR
- the LOC104757509 gene encoding uncharacterized protein LOC104757509 isoform X2, with the translated sequence MNRKKTRRHRLPSRSTANKQGDNDNSTQSEAMNQIEDPPNPNLPERLLPVDSYSDGARLNIYSRPEYLGTIATLLKGSKEWEQIKNSQFGKLFQLPVARCSHSGKLLHGLLSRQLVTEKKHEIWFVFGGHPMRFSIREFHIVTGLRCSELPTQDEVDKHKDRYLSVWHRLFGNKTMVTVADVLDMLLQNDKTTDKKKQFSSWKKLCLALIAIVDGVVVCHDQSFVSSEFVEMLNDVDYFLDYPWGRLAFTATIRRFGPPKDATNPIGKLKKRLKQKTSACYGFPLALQLQALESIPVILERIKDPLDLRNFTERSAEGLSFAVLLHETKLHNAEVDDKLLVAHTLDPKGIINETELVWETEVSDPKVDFMLKLINEGHVFKPFEWPVLKAANQEVNIQEKRILDKAKPKHFTRCSMKEKEVFKPPTNIHKHTSQKKPTAKVHVGGESNDPGYVTLAHLDDMKEWILKQNEDLRNKIREDVTELVGSKSHSQDDTPEGGASNLRRSNGLNTNCLEMMANTDATPTETRKRKRVEVHSISTRSESACDIEGGKDVQCLGTQAREGGEGVQSLWNEDGNAQSSGTFDQYDDYGDALKITQEDDLMQEINDSGHCPNCVKTKESMMREIENLKLSLQLYQGHSLNHLNYDELLRFEIQLESSLHNARKFEFMRQQQQTDKYKGKGKEILMDEGSTQLSNPVRALECQRQEDDDIMHRQVKKEFPSCGEEATGVRHLPQLPQDWAQTKAGHWACSFR